From Vibrio aerogenes, a single genomic window includes:
- a CDS encoding pectinesterase family protein: protein MNKHLARGLSASALFCIYSATALPLYDVTVATDGSGDFRSVQEAINHAPDNQQPYVIYIRNGIYQEKLEVKRSNIHLIGEDRDKTVITATTANGTFNPEKGKKFGTTGSRTVNIDAPDFSAQSLTIENGFDYPANQAKAKDDPTRVKNTQAVALLISNKADRVQFKDVNLKSYQDTFYTKAGRTYIDDSRIMGTVDFIFGHGTALFEDSDIVARYRSDVKPGAPLGYISAPSTNIKKPFGLVFKDCRLSKEDKVPAHSYGLGRPWHPTTRFADGRYADPNAVGHSAFINCQMDDHIYGWDKMSGKDINKNKIWFYPEDSRFWEFHNTGPGANARDIKRPQLSAEQLMHYTNQEILSGWSPDITLGAKSTIRGEVVHASMRFPAVITIKDSVGKTFVINTDKKGRYHTSIAGMTAPLLVSADDQSGASCLKSNQYRSICSSAIVAEVTNNGVTTANIKPFSDLVVSSLAANEGIKGPQLLVENKKLPPLSHKIWTEANQHFSDAFKNVIKQHGLNPEQNWNPVSYSKAYAPVMREIASQVIHNRGYDTKTGLASKTYLTDLEFRPIINLEKVPSYLLQDNQLAETQKVVREAKKRIFIVGDSTASNYEPDVYPRMGWGQAFDQLVSDHQDIQVVNAARSGRSSRDYINGRWLSHLEPLVKPGDYLFIQFSHNDEKCNGAKKKRGPIDVANLCTYPNDKQGHPQYPENHQEMSLQYTLEKYLSFAEHHKMHPVMLTSVPRAKTVKNKPGVPVRPVQHTTKQNKLHGYQFFGSYTQTVKDTAAKHHVPLLDMQSRVMEMANKTTGDEWKHLWLAVDPEKYPFYKTRSSGTLQKPDTTHFQEQGARKIAKLVVKEIKQTDALNQLSTYLP, encoded by the coding sequence ATGAATAAGCATCTTGCCAGAGGGCTGAGTGCATCGGCTTTGTTCTGTATTTACTCTGCAACCGCGCTTCCTTTATATGATGTCACTGTTGCGACAGATGGATCAGGAGATTTTCGCTCTGTTCAGGAAGCAATTAATCATGCCCCGGATAACCAGCAACCGTATGTGATTTATATTCGAAACGGCATCTATCAGGAAAAACTAGAGGTAAAACGTTCAAATATTCATTTAATTGGTGAAGACAGAGATAAGACAGTCATCACGGCAACAACCGCCAATGGCACTTTTAATCCTGAAAAAGGGAAAAAATTCGGTACAACCGGGAGCCGGACGGTCAATATCGACGCTCCGGACTTCAGTGCTCAGTCTCTGACAATAGAAAACGGTTTTGATTATCCAGCTAATCAGGCAAAAGCCAAGGATGACCCAACCCGGGTCAAAAACACACAAGCTGTTGCACTCCTGATTTCAAATAAAGCGGATCGTGTACAGTTTAAAGATGTCAACCTGAAAAGCTATCAGGATACCTTCTACACCAAAGCCGGCAGGACTTATATAGATGATTCCCGGATTATGGGAACCGTTGACTTTATTTTCGGCCATGGTACTGCCTTATTTGAAGACAGTGATATCGTCGCCCGCTACCGGAGTGATGTCAAACCGGGAGCACCTCTCGGATACATTTCCGCGCCAAGTACGAATATCAAAAAACCATTTGGTCTTGTATTTAAAGATTGCCGCCTCAGTAAAGAAGATAAAGTACCGGCTCACAGTTATGGGCTCGGACGCCCATGGCACCCGACGACCAGATTTGCTGACGGGCGCTACGCGGATCCCAATGCCGTTGGTCATAGTGCATTCATTAATTGCCAGATGGATGATCACATTTATGGCTGGGACAAGATGAGCGGGAAAGACATCAACAAAAATAAAATCTGGTTCTATCCGGAAGATTCCCGCTTTTGGGAATTTCATAATACAGGACCTGGCGCGAATGCCCGGGACATCAAACGCCCTCAGCTGAGTGCAGAACAGTTAATGCACTATACGAATCAGGAAATTTTGTCAGGGTGGTCACCAGATATCACACTCGGAGCGAAAAGCACGATTCGGGGAGAAGTCGTCCACGCAAGTATGCGCTTCCCGGCGGTTATCACAATCAAAGATAGTGTTGGCAAGACCTTCGTGATTAATACGGACAAAAAAGGACGTTACCATACAAGTATTGCCGGCATGACAGCCCCACTCCTTGTTTCAGCGGATGATCAAAGTGGCGCATCCTGTCTGAAAAGCAATCAGTACCGCTCCATTTGCAGCAGTGCTATTGTGGCAGAAGTGACAAACAATGGCGTTACAACTGCGAACATCAAGCCTTTCAGTGATCTGGTTGTTTCCTCATTAGCCGCAAATGAAGGGATTAAAGGACCGCAATTACTGGTGGAAAATAAAAAACTTCCTCCTCTATCCCATAAAATCTGGACCGAAGCTAATCAACACTTTTCTGATGCTTTCAAAAATGTCATCAAACAGCATGGACTGAATCCGGAACAAAACTGGAATCCGGTGAGCTATTCAAAAGCCTATGCTCCCGTAATGCGGGAAATAGCCTCTCAGGTGATTCATAACCGGGGGTATGATACAAAAACCGGGCTTGCCTCAAAGACCTATCTGACTGATTTGGAATTTCGCCCGATTATCAACCTGGAAAAAGTCCCTTCATATCTTTTGCAGGATAACCAACTGGCTGAAACGCAAAAAGTTGTCAGAGAAGCGAAGAAACGTATCTTCATCGTGGGTGATTCAACGGCTTCAAACTATGAACCGGATGTTTACCCCAGAATGGGATGGGGTCAGGCATTTGATCAGCTAGTTTCCGATCATCAAGATATCCAGGTTGTGAATGCAGCCCGTTCAGGCAGAAGCTCGAGAGATTATATCAACGGCCGGTGGCTGAGCCATCTTGAGCCTTTGGTAAAACCGGGAGACTACCTGTTTATTCAGTTCAGCCATAATGACGAAAAATGTAATGGCGCGAAGAAAAAACGCGGACCGATTGACGTGGCGAACCTTTGTACTTATCCCAACGATAAACAAGGCCACCCACAGTATCCGGAAAATCATCAAGAGATGTCGCTTCAGTACACACTGGAAAAATATCTGAGCTTTGCCGAACACCATAAAATGCATCCGGTTATGCTGACGTCTGTCCCCCGGGCAAAAACCGTAAAAAATAAACCGGGCGTTCCGGTCAGACCGGTTCAGCATACGACGAAGCAGAACAAGCTTCACGGCTATCAATTCTTTGGCAGTTACACACAAACAGTGAAAGATACAGCAGCGAAACACCATGTTCCACTGCTGGATATGCAAAGCCGGGTAATGGAAATGGCGAATAAGACAACCGGTGATGAATGGAAACATCTGTGGCTGGCTGTCGATCCTGAAAAGTATCCTTTCTATAAAACCCGATCTTCAGGCACACTGCAGAAGCCGGATACGACCCACTTTCAGGAGCAAGGAGCCAGAAAAATTGCGAAGCTTGTCGTGAAAGAGATTAAACAGACAGATGCATTAAACCAACTCTCAACTTACCTGCCTTAA
- a CDS encoding nicotinate phosphoribosyltransferase: MANHAATMQKDVYKEFHGRAYHPDVTEVYANYTSRSGRFSNVDANDKVAFVGLQYFIKSYLQEEWDSFFKADKATAVANHQRIMSAMLGYKVDVSYLEALHELGYLPLKIKALPEGTLVPYQVPPMTIVNTQPGFQWLTNMIETVLSCENWPIQTSATTSVAYLKVFREFAEKTGLPMDFVPFQGHDFSFRGMFGKQAAAMSGFGHLASGLAGTDTIPAVLFAEQYYGADVDKELVGCSVDATEHSVTCSWIMEGEIAFFRYLMREQSPAGILSVVSDTWDFWTLVTDYLPQLKEDILARDGSLVIRPDSGDPVKILTGYQLSPIRDYAELCHSREQAEQEAFSAGFEAYCWHGNYYGRIDHETVSLMPCEIKGLIECLWDIFGGTFTDKGFKLLDEHIGAIYGDAITLERQRQILQRLMDKGFASKVVLGIGSYSYQYVTRDTHGSAVKATSVVKNNERLAIYKDPKTDNKKKSARGLLKVEYVDGELTLFDDVTEAEEQQGLLEVVFENGQLIKETTLAEIRALISEQIS; this comes from the coding sequence ATGGCAAACCATGCAGCTACGATGCAGAAAGACGTTTATAAAGAGTTTCATGGCCGGGCATATCATCCGGACGTAACGGAAGTTTATGCGAATTATACTTCCAGAAGTGGCAGGTTTAGTAATGTTGATGCAAACGATAAAGTTGCGTTTGTCGGACTTCAGTATTTTATTAAAAGCTACTTGCAGGAAGAGTGGGATTCATTTTTCAAAGCAGATAAAGCAACAGCGGTGGCCAATCACCAACGAATTATGAGTGCGATGCTGGGATATAAAGTTGATGTATCGTATCTTGAAGCGCTCCATGAACTTGGGTATTTACCACTTAAAATTAAAGCGTTACCTGAAGGTACCTTAGTGCCGTATCAGGTTCCCCCGATGACGATTGTCAATACACAACCTGGTTTTCAGTGGCTGACCAATATGATTGAAACTGTATTGAGTTGTGAGAACTGGCCAATTCAAACCAGTGCGACAACGTCTGTGGCTTATTTAAAAGTATTCAGAGAGTTTGCTGAGAAAACCGGATTACCTATGGATTTTGTGCCATTTCAGGGACATGACTTCAGCTTTCGCGGGATGTTTGGTAAGCAGGCTGCAGCGATGAGCGGTTTCGGACATCTGGCCTCCGGACTGGCTGGCACAGACACCATTCCGGCAGTCTTATTTGCCGAGCAGTATTATGGTGCAGATGTAGATAAAGAGCTTGTTGGTTGCTCTGTTGATGCAACGGAACACTCTGTCACCTGCTCCTGGATTATGGAAGGTGAGATAGCATTTTTCCGCTATCTGATGCGAGAGCAATCTCCAGCCGGTATTCTGAGCGTTGTGTCTGATACCTGGGATTTCTGGACCTTAGTGACCGATTATTTGCCGCAGTTAAAAGAAGATATTTTGGCGCGAGATGGCAGTTTGGTGATTCGTCCGGACTCAGGTGACCCGGTCAAAATACTCACCGGGTATCAACTTTCACCCATAAGAGACTATGCTGAGTTATGCCACTCCAGAGAACAGGCAGAGCAGGAAGCATTTTCAGCGGGTTTTGAAGCTTATTGCTGGCATGGCAATTATTATGGGCGCATTGATCATGAAACTGTTTCGCTGATGCCATGCGAAATAAAAGGTTTAATCGAGTGCCTGTGGGATATTTTTGGTGGCACATTCACAGACAAAGGTTTTAAGTTGCTTGATGAACATATCGGCGCAATATATGGAGATGCAATCACCCTTGAGCGACAGCGTCAGATATTACAGCGTTTAATGGATAAAGGGTTTGCATCGAAAGTTGTATTGGGTATCGGTTCTTACAGCTATCAATATGTCACACGGGATACACACGGTTCAGCGGTGAAAGCGACAAGCGTTGTCAAAAACAATGAGCGTCTTGCAATTTACAAAGATCCAAAGACGGATAACAAGAAAAAATCTGCGAGAGGACTGTTAAAGGTTGAATATGTTGATGGTGAATTAACCTTGTTTGATGATGTTACAGAAGCTGAAGAACAACAGGGACTGCTGGAGGTCGTATTTGAAAATGGTCAGTTGATAAAAGAAACAACACTGGCAGAAATCAGGGCATTGATCAGTGAGCAGATTAGTTAG
- the prs gene encoding ribose-phosphate diphosphokinase has translation MQVFSYDFDGMKQVLPFESFTFSGGEEHIRFSQHDFSRVKKVEIVARLTNAAGVMRLMMAADALNRLTAKQIPVELVMPYFPYARQDRVCVTGEALGASVMATLINQCQFAKVTVWDVHSDVSAALLQRVQNVSQTELLKSCPGLWQRLASGKFLLVAPDAGASKKIQHIAAAFGGQVGVVQAHKARNLKTGEIEKTEIYGQVAGRDVLIVDDICDGGRTFIELAKVLKEKGAGKISLFVTHGIFSQGLEVFEGVIDEIYTTDSFRSQDSYIQSSGVQFHVINRLG, from the coding sequence ATGCAGGTATTTAGTTATGATTTTGATGGGATGAAACAGGTGCTTCCTTTTGAAAGCTTTACATTTAGCGGTGGGGAGGAACATATTCGCTTTAGTCAGCATGATTTCAGCCGGGTTAAAAAAGTAGAGATTGTTGCCCGCCTGACCAATGCCGCTGGTGTAATGCGTTTGATGATGGCAGCAGATGCGCTCAATCGTTTAACCGCAAAGCAGATTCCGGTCGAACTGGTGATGCCTTATTTTCCATACGCCCGTCAAGACCGGGTATGTGTTACAGGTGAGGCATTGGGCGCCTCTGTGATGGCAACGCTGATCAACCAATGTCAGTTTGCAAAAGTGACGGTGTGGGACGTGCATAGTGATGTATCAGCTGCATTGTTACAGCGTGTGCAAAATGTGTCTCAGACCGAGTTGTTAAAAAGCTGTCCTGGATTATGGCAGCGGCTGGCGTCAGGTAAATTTCTGTTGGTTGCGCCGGATGCGGGGGCCAGTAAAAAAATTCAGCATATCGCTGCTGCTTTCGGAGGACAGGTTGGTGTCGTTCAGGCACATAAGGCCAGAAATCTGAAAACTGGTGAGATAGAGAAAACTGAAATCTACGGACAGGTGGCCGGTCGGGATGTCTTGATCGTGGACGATATCTGCGATGGTGGCAGAACATTTATTGAGTTGGCTAAAGTGTTGAAAGAAAAAGGGGCGGGTAAAATTTCCCTGTTCGTTACTCACGGTATTTTTTCTCAGGGTCTTGAAGTATTTGAAGGTGTAATTGATGAGATTTATACCACAGACTCATTTCGCTCTCAGGATAGTTATATACAAAGCTCAGGCGTTCAGTTTCATGTAATCAACCGGTTAGGATAA
- a CDS encoding NUDIX hydrolase yields the protein MNDSYDISQYKNPLFTVDSVLFTVKDQMLKVLLVKRANDPFSGCWGLPGGFVDIGTDDTTDMTALRKLKEKTDIAPQYLEQLQVFSGQDRDPRGFSVTLVYYALIAEQDVASHLETIQDVQWIDVNKVESIPVAFDHQKIIRHAHQRLQQKALYSMVPVYCLPELFTIGQLKTVIETIIGKTIQRKSLIRRIEASDMFEMQDEKVKSGGRKAQLYKIKPGVDIVNFERNLSS from the coding sequence ATGAATGACTCTTACGATATAAGCCAATATAAAAATCCATTATTTACTGTTGATAGCGTCTTGTTTACGGTAAAAGATCAGATGCTGAAAGTACTGCTGGTTAAGCGGGCAAATGATCCATTTTCCGGATGCTGGGGATTGCCGGGAGGTTTTGTTGATATTGGCACTGACGATACGACAGACATGACCGCTCTGAGGAAACTGAAAGAAAAAACAGATATTGCTCCCCAATATCTTGAACAACTTCAGGTGTTTTCAGGACAAGACAGAGATCCAAGAGGCTTTAGTGTTACCCTCGTTTATTATGCTTTAATTGCTGAACAGGATGTGGCTTCTCATCTTGAAACCATTCAGGATGTCCAGTGGATCGATGTGAATAAAGTTGAATCTATTCCGGTTGCTTTTGATCATCAGAAAATTATCCGGCACGCCCACCAAAGGCTGCAACAAAAAGCATTGTATTCAATGGTTCCGGTCTATTGTCTGCCAGAGCTTTTTACCATTGGACAGCTCAAAACTGTGATTGAAACAATCATCGGTAAAACGATTCAGCGTAAGAGCCTGATTCGCAGGATTGAAGCTTCTGACATGTTTGAAATGCAGGATGAAAAAGTTAAATCAGGCGGCAGAAAAGCGCAACTTTATAAAATCAAACCCGGTGTTGATATCGTCAATTTTGAGCGCAATTTGAGCTCGTAA